The following are encoded in a window of Sminthopsis crassicaudata isolate SCR6 chromosome 3, ASM4859323v1, whole genome shotgun sequence genomic DNA:
- the CPTP gene encoding ceramide-1-phosphate transfer protein, whose protein sequence is MADEPADFNLKVVLVSFKQCLNEKEEVLMDPYITGWKGLVRFLNNLGTIFSFISKDVIAKIQIMERFRSSDQKDNYSSLQAMVQYEMDNKLVDLQKRSEHPESGCRTILRLHRALHWLQMFLEGLRTSQEDCKTSVLCTDSYNTTLANYHPWLIRKAVTVAFCTLPSRNAFLETMNVGPPEEAVEMLNEAMPFICQVYQITQKLFEEHTLLDLP, encoded by the exons ATGGCTGATGAGCCGGCTGACTTTAACCTGAAGGTCGTGCTGGTCAGCTTCAAACAATGCCTGAACGAGAAAGAAGAGGTCCTCATGGACCCCTACATTACTGGCTGGAAAGGACTGGTCAG GTTCCTGAACAACCTCGGCACCATCTTCTCCTTCATCTCCAAGGACGTGATAGCCAAAATCCAGATCATGGAGAGGTTCCGCAGCAGCGACCAGAAGGACAACTACTCCAGCCTCCAGGCCATGGTGCAGTATGAGATGGACAACAAGCTGGTGGACCTGCAGAAGCGCTCCGAGCACCCCGAGTCCGGCTGCCGCACCATCCTCCGCCTGCACCGGGCCCTGCACTGGCTGCAGATGTTCCTGGAGGGGCTCAGGACTAGCCAGGAGGACTGCAAGACCTCGGTGCTCTGCACAGACTCCTACAACACCACCCTGGCCAACTACCACCCCTGGCTCATCCGCAAGGCCGTCACGGTGGCCTTCTGCACGCTGCCCTCCCGGAACGCCTTCCTGGAGACCATGAACGTGGGCCCCCCCGAGGAGGCCGTGGAGATGCTGAATGAAGCCATGCCCTTCATCTGCCAGGTGTACCAGATCACCCAGAAACTCTTCGAGGAGCACACCCTGCTGGACCTTCCCTAG